CACGGCCATCAGCCAGGCGCCGGACAGGAAACCCGAATCCAACCGTGCGTCCAGCAAGGCCAGGAAGCGGGGCAGCGCCAATTCCACCAGCGCCAGGCCCAGTAGGCCGGCCACCAGCGCCAGCAGCACCGTTTCCAGCAGGAACTGCCCCACCAGCTGGCCGCGCCGGCCGCCCAGCGTCTTGCGCACCGCCACCTCCCGCGCCCTGAGCGCGCTACGGGCGGTCGCCAGGTTCACGAAGTTGACGACGGCGATGCCCAGCACCAGACAGGCCACGACCGCGAAGGTGGCCAGCGTGACGGGGGAGACGCCCAGGCCCTCCAGCGGATCGGTGTGCATGGCCGTCAGCGGTTGCAGTTCCAGCGTTTCCACCAGGTCCGGCGCCACGTCGCCCAGCCCGGGGCGATAGGCGGCCAGCAGCGCGGGGAAACGGGGTGCCAAGGCAGCCGGGTCCACGCCCGGCTTCAGCAGGACGAAGGTTTGCATGAATTCACTGCGCCACTTGTCATCCTTGGCGGCGAAGTCGGCATCCCAACCGTCATTGAGGCGGGTCGTGATGTTGGTCCACAGGGTGACGGGGAATTCACGGGTGAATAGGGTGTTGGACGGCAGGTCGCGCACCACGCCGCTCACCACCAGGCCGACGCCGGAGGTCAAGGTCAGGGTGCGGCCCAGGGCGTCGGCGGTGCCGAAATGACGCCGCGCCTCGCTTTCCGTCAGCACCACGGTGCCGGGACGTTCAAGCGCCGTGGCCGGGTCACCCGCCAGGAAGGGGAAACCGAACAGGCGGAAGAAGGGCGCATCCACCAGGAAGATGCGCTGCTCCACCGGCGTGGGACCGTCGCGCAGCACGGTGGCGTGACGGACCACCCGCACCACCGTTTCCACCTCGCCCGCCAAATCCTGCGCCAGGGCGGGCCCCAGCGGCTTGGCCGTTTCCATGATGCGCTGGGTCGCATGCGCCGACTGCCGGGCCACGTTCAGCACGCGGAAGATGCGGCCGCCCTGTGGGTGGAAGCCGTCGAAATGCGTCTCATGCCAGACGTAGAGGCCCATCATGGCCGCCGTGGCGATGCCCAGCGCCAGGCCGGCCACATTCAGGGCGGTGTAGAGCCGCTGGCGCAGCAGCACGCGCATTGCGACCCGCAGATTATGAACCAACATCGCCACCTCCCCTTATTCATACCGCAGCGCGTTGACCGGCCGGGCCGCCGCCACGCGCGCCGCGTGCCCCGCCACCGTCACCCAGGCGATCATCAACGCCGACAGCCCGGCGACGGCGAACACCAGCGGATTGATATCGACCCGGTAGACGAAGCCCGACAGCCAGCGGGCGGCGACGGCCCACGCGATGGGCCAGGCCACCAGGTTGGCTACCAGCACCGGCTTGCTGAACTGCCAGACCAGCAGGCGCACGATGTCCGCCACGGTGGCACCCAACACCTTGCGCAGCCCGATCTCCTTCGTGCGCCGCTGGGCGGTGAAGGCGGCCAGGCCGAATAGCCCCAGGCAGGCGATCAGGATGGCCAGGCCGGCGAAGGTGGCCAGCAGGACGGCCTGGTGTCGGTCGGCCGAATACGCCGCGCGGACGTTGTCGTCCATGAACTCCCGCTTCACCGGCAGGTCGGGGTAAAGCGCCTGCCAGGTCCGGTCAATGGCCGCCAGGGTGGCGGGACCGCTGCCGGCCGCCACCCGCACGGCCATGGTTTCCATCGCCTGGGGATAGATGACGTAGGCGGTGGGCTCCAAAACCTCGCGTGCCGTGCTGAACTGCACGTCATCGACCACGCCGATGATGGTCAGGCCCGTGCGCTCCCCCATCACCAGGGTCCGGCCGATGGCCTGTTCCGGCGTGCCCAGGCCCAGGCGGGCCACGGTCAGGGCCGACAGGATGACACTGCCACCCAGAGGGGCATTGGGGTCTTCCGGCGGCTCGCCCCGGTCCAGGCGGGTATCCACGGCGTGGGCCGGGTCGAACAGCCGGCCGGCCAACAGGCGGATGCCCATGGTTTCCATGTAGCCCATGTCCACGCCCTCGGTCCGCAGGCGCAGCCAGCCCTCATGCGGCGCCTCCGGCAAATGGTAGGCGGAGAACCAGTCCGACCCGTCGGCCGGCGGCGCCTCCGTCCCGCCCGCCTGTTCCACGCCGGGCACGCGCAGCAGCGCCTGGCGCAGAGCATCCTGGTGGGCGTGGCCGGCGGGACTGTCCAGGCCCCGCAGCAGCACGACGTTCTCCGGCAGGAAGCCCAGGCGCTGGGTGGCGGCGTAGCGGGTCTGCTGCGCCATGATGGCGGTGGCGATCACCAGCACGATGGCGGCGGCGAACTGCACCACCACCAGCACGCCGCGCAGGGCGCCGCCCCGCATCATGCCCTCCCCGCCCCGCAGCAGGTCGGTCGGCAACGGCCGCGACAGGACCAGCGCCGGATACAGCCCGCCCAGCAGCCCGACCACCAGCACCAGGGGCAGCAGCACCGCCGCCACCCAGGCGCCGGACAGGAAGTGCTGGTCCATCCGCACGTCCAGCAGGGCCAGGAAGGACGGCATGGCCAGTTCCACCAGCGCCAGGGCCACCACGCCGGAAACCAACGCCAGCAGCACCGATTCCATCAGGAACTGCCCCACCAGATGCGCGCGCCGGCCGCCCAGCGTCTTGCGTACCGCCACCTCCCGCATCCGCAGGGACGAACGCGCGGTCGACAGGTTGATGAAGTTGACGATGGCGATGCCCAGGACCAGCAGCGCGATGCCCACGAAGGTGAACAGCAGGCTGAGCGGCACGCCATCCTCGCTGATGCCCTCGACATGGATGCGGGTCAGGGGTTGTAGGGCCTGGATGGCGACGGGCTGGCCGGTGGCGGCGTCCAGATAGTCCGTCATGCGGGCGGCCAGGAAACCGGGGAAGCGCGCCTGCAACTGGGTGGTGTCCACAGCGGGCTTCAGCAGGGCGTAGGTGCGCAGGAAGCTGTGCCCCCATTCACCGTCGGCGGTGGTGAACATCTCATCCCAGCCGTCGTTGAAGCGGGTCGCGATGTTGGTCACCATTTCCGGCCGCAGGACGGTGTTGGACGGCGGATCGCGCATCACGCCCGCCACCGTCAGCGTGACGCCGGAGGTGAGGGTCAGGCCCCGGCCCAGCGCCTCGCCCGTACCGAAATACTTGCGCGCCGCCGTCTCGGTCAGCACCACGGTGCCCGGCTGGGCGATGGCGGTTGCCGGGTCGCCTGAGAGGAAGGGCCAATCGAACAGGCGGAAATAGTCGGCGTCGGCCACGGTGATTCGGGCCGCGAACACCGCGCCGTCGCGCCGCACCGCCACGCCGTGGCTCACCACCCGCACCACCGCCTCCATCTCCGGGAAGTCGCGGGCCAGGGCGGTACCCAGGGGCTTGGGCTGGGCCGCCACCGTCATGGGGGCGCCGCTGGGGGTGCGGTAGGTGCGCACGAGGCGGTAGATGCGGTCGCTGTGGCCGAAGAAGCCGTCATAGTGCATCTCATGCCAGACGCAGAGGCCGATCATGGCCGCCGTGGCGATGCCCAGCGCCAACCCCGCCACGTTCAGGGCAGTGTACAGCCGTTGGCGCAGCAGCACCCGCACCGCCACCTTCAGGAAATTGCCCAGCATCCCCATAGCGCGTTCCCCCTTATTCAATCGGGACCGATCAATCGTCCCCTCAGACGCCGGGCGCTGCCATACGGCAGCTTGGCTTCCTCACTGCGCCCTGCGGCGCTCGTTCCGGCGGACGCGGTCGCGTCCTACAACCGCATGAGGCCCTGCCTCATGCGGTTGGCTTTATTCGTAACGCAGGGCGGTGACCGGCTTGGCCGCCGCCACCCGGGCGGCATGCCCCGCCACCGTCACCCAGGCGATGCTGAGCGCCGCCAGGCCCGCGACCGCGAACACCGTCAGGTCCAGATCGACGCGGTAGGCGAAACCCTGCAGCCAGCGGTGCAGCAACAGCCAGGCGACGGGCCAGGCGATCAGGTTGGCCGCCATGACCGGCTTACTGAACTGCCAGACCAACAGGCGCACGATGTCCATGATGCTGGCGCCCAGCACCTTGCGCAGGCCGATCTCCCGCGTGCGCCGCTCGGCGGTGAAGGCGGCCAGGCCGAACAATCCCAGGCAGGCGATCAGGATGGCCAGGCCCGAGAAGCCGGCCAGCAGCACGCCCTGGCGCTGTTCGGCGGCATAGGTGTCGCGCACATGGTCGTCCAGGAACTCGCGGTTCACCGGGATGGTGGGGAAACTATCCTGCCACAGCCGGTCGATGGCGGCCAGGGCGGCGGGACCGGCGGTGGGCGCCAGGCGCACGGCCATGACGTCCAGCCCGCGCTCATCCAACAGGAAGACGGTGGGCTGCAGTTCCGTGCGGGCGCTGTTGAACTGGACGTCGTCGATCACGCCGACCACGGTCAGGGGATAAGTCTTCTCCAAGATCACCTGCTGGCCCAACGCCGCCTCGGGTGAGGCGAAACCCAGGCGCTGCGCGGCGCGCAGGGACAGCACGGCGGTGCGGCCCGGCGGATCCTCGGCGCCCTTTTCCCGCTTTTCCTGGACGTCGGCGGTGGCGGTCCGGTCGAACAGCCGGCCGGCCAGCAGGCGCACGTTCATGGCCTGAAGGTAGTCGTACCCGATGGACTCGCTGCGGAAGACGATGCTGCCGTCGTCCACCGTGCCCGGCAGGTGATAGTTGGAGGTGCTGTCCGACCCGTCGCTGGGCATATGGTCGGCCCCGCCGGCGCCAATCACGCCGGGAATGCGCAGCAAAGCCTCGCGGAAACTGTCGATGTGGGTGCGGACCTCCGGCTGGTGCAGGTCGCGCATCAGCAGCACGCCGTCCGCCTGGAAGCCCAGCTGCTGGGTGCTGACGTAACGGGTCTGCTGGAAGATGACGACGGTGGAGATGGCCAGC
The DNA window shown above is from Azospirillaceae bacterium and carries:
- a CDS encoding ABC transporter permease encodes the protein MLGNFLKVAVRVLLRQRLYTALNVAGLALGIATAAMIGLCVWHEMHYDGFFGHSDRIYRLVRTYRTPSGAPMTVAAQPKPLGTALARDFPEMEAVVRVVSHGVAVRRDGAVFAARITVADADYFRLFDWPFLSGDPATAIAQPGTVVLTETAARKYFGTGEALGRGLTLTSGVTLTVAGVMRDPPSNTVLRPEMVTNIATRFNDGWDEMFTTADGEWGHSFLRTYALLKPAVDTTQLQARFPGFLAARMTDYLDAATGQPVAIQALQPLTRIHVEGISEDGVPLSLLFTFVGIALLVLGIAIVNFINLSTARSSLRMREVAVRKTLGGRRAHLVGQFLMESVLLALVSGVVALALVELAMPSFLALLDVRMDQHFLSGAWVAAVLLPLVLVVGLLGGLYPALVLSRPLPTDLLRGGEGMMRGGALRGVLVVVQFAAAIVLVIATAIMAQQTRYAATQRLGFLPENVVLLRGLDSPAGHAHQDALRQALLRVPGVEQAGGTEAPPADGSDWFSAYHLPEAPHEGWLRLRTEGVDMGYMETMGIRLLAGRLFDPAHAVDTRLDRGEPPEDPNAPLGGSVILSALTVARLGLGTPEQAIGRTLVMGERTGLTIIGVVDDVQFSTAREVLEPTAYVIYPQAMETMAVRVAAGSGPATLAAIDRTWQALYPDLPVKREFMDDNVRAAYSADRHQAVLLATFAGLAILIACLGLFGLAAFTAQRRTKEIGLRKVLGATVADIVRLLVWQFSKPVLVANLVAWPIAWAVAARWLSGFVYRVDINPLVFAVAGLSALMIAWVTVAGHAARVAAARPVNALRYE